The Oncorhynchus clarkii lewisi isolate Uvic-CL-2024 chromosome 20, UVic_Ocla_1.0, whole genome shotgun sequence nucleotide sequence CCAGCAACTTGTCTCCTTTGGTCAGAACCTCAGAGGTTCCCCGAGGTAACTTCATGAAGTCCTTCTGGGGCTTGAATTGGACATCAAACAGACGATTTTGCCTCATCATTCCAGAGCTCCCATATCCTCTTTTTATCATTTCATCGAGGAGTGCAAGCGAAGTGAAGAGGTTGTTATGAAGGAACTTGCAACCTTGAGGCACCTGAGATTGCTCTGCAACACCAAGAACGACACTGGGTCCATGACCCAACCCAGTCTCAGGGAGAAGGGTGTGGGGTGGTGAGGGGTAGGTCATAATCACTGATAACGTTGTTCCTGTCATGATCAGTTTGCATAGGTTCAGCATATACATTCAACAGCCTGGCTGGCAAATTACCTGTCTCCCCCTTATAGTCCATATCTGACCCATCGCTATCACAATCTCTGAGGGATAAGTGCAATGTTGCACGCCTTGTCTGAGCAACATATCTAGAACTTGACTCAAAGTAAAACTAAAAGAAAGAACAGAGCAGAAAGTTAGGTAGAACAAGAactatatatgtgtatatgtatgtgcaCTGTGTTATCCTGCCTGTCACTATTGTTGCCGTTAACATGTTTACTCATTCTATGACCACACTGAACAAAGTTGAGTAATTGCAAATTAATATATGAATAGTAGACACCTTAAAGATGATGTGTACCAAAAATATTTGTCCTATCTTTATGTTAACATACATAACTTAACCTTTTTGGGGGGAGCTTTGATGCAGCCATCATCGTCTCATGGTGCAACCAGGAAGTAAACAGCTCTGGTCATGTGAAAATTTACAAAATGTACAAACATGTGGCACTGCACATATTTCATTGAGACCCTTTATTATTTTAATATTCGCTAGAAATGCATCAATATATCATTCAGTAAACGTTTTAGAGGCTTATAACtgggaacgtttttttttgtcACTATTGTGATTGATGGGATTAAATAGGTTAAAATTAAGCGCAAATGAATTATAAATATGATCGTGTTTACAGCAGAGGGCAACATTACGCAGTGGCTAGTTCGAAAGTATAAAAAAGCCCACGCATGCGCCGTCAATTACCTATATTAAACTACAGTACGATAGGTGGCGTGTGTTCTAATGGTAACTATTTTTCTCTGAAATACTAGCTGAAGAGGAAGTAGCAGCAAATGTTTTATATCTGTGGTAGCAGTTTACTTGTTGAATGACAAACTTGTGTGTTTTATTGCTCATGTGATTAAACAAATATTTACCTTGATATAGGATATCGTAATAGTATCTTCGTTAATACATTGCATTTGGACTGAGAGGAAATGCGGGACCGAACTAAGGAACTTGGCAATGTGAGTGTAAAAAGAAAAACAGGCTAGCTAACTTATACTAACCAATATCAATGAATATAGACGTTTATGCATGGTCAAATGCAGAATTTGTAGCTATTTCATAGGGTATTCTTTCTGTTAGTGCTAGCTACATTGATTTAAATTGGGGAACCTAGCTAGTTTTTTGTACTCCTCGGATATCTAGCTAAGTTAGCATAATTAAGATAGTCTAGAACCAAGGATGGGCCAGTGGCTAAAAGTGTATTGAAAGTTCAATGCCGCACTCAATATGTGTTGCATGTTGGATTTACCTGTTAATGACGTGATGAATGTGTCCATTCTTtccctattctctctccctcacacaccagACCGCAGAGGCGTCAGACGAGGATGAAGAGGGCAGGGCCCTTATGGTCAAACCGGGGATTTCTACAgtgaaggaagagaaggagaatgaTGCTTTTTTCAAGAAGGTGAAATCATGCAAATTGATTCAGGTGTTGAGACATCTGTTTGCATTTTTATGGTGACTTGATGTCAGTTTCAATGTTATGCTACTCTGCAGTACTTTTATCTTGGCTTGTGGATGCCAAGCACAGGAACAGTTTGTTGTGCCAACATAAACTATCATTCTAATGTGATCTGGCCGAAATAATGCCAAGTCAAAATCAGTAGCTTTTCTGTATGCCCAATGTACATGTTATGCGAACACAGTCATCTCGTCAGTGACACACAGGGTGATGCGGAATTTGTCTCCTGGTCTTAGTGCCCCAAAAAAACTAGTTCACAGTTTAGCTTCTATTAAATTTACCAGCCTGTTTATCCCTTCTCATCAGGTCCTAGAGATTCGAGGGGTAATGGAGATGCTTAAAAAGGTGGTCTCTGACCTTGAGAACAAACAGAGGACAGTGTTGGGTGTGGCACTGCCAGAGGACGGTCAGTAGAGCAACACTAacacacaaatatatacataatatgcTGTATGTAAATATATGGCATGGTGGTAATATATGTAGGAGTTATTATATGATATGCATAGAATATTGCATTTCCACGGTAACAGAATGAGGGTGGGTATGATTTGTGGAACGgtccaacaggaatctgttctCAAAACTTTGTAAATAACAAGGTTGCCAACGCATACAAAGTTGTATAGCGGCAGAATAAGATACCGGGTAGGGAGTGGGCAATTTCATTAAGTTTGTCACTCAACACGTTTATTCCGAAAAATGTCTGTCTGCACTCTGTTAGCCTAtggacaaacattaagaataaTCTATGTGGTGGGTTGATGCCTATTCGGCAGCTAATTAGCTAGGTGAATTGATCATTCTACTTTGTATGtgttgtttgttggcaaccttgtactttacaacgtttttggaacagattcctgttggaacgttccacaaattatacccacccacAGAATGACACtgagactcagatttttttactttaaatgtataccaaacaaaaaacattgattgtaaagttaaacaaaccatacaactcaatgcacaaggactactttgaacaatttccACTGGGAAtttaacaaaaacacatttactcaaAAAACAGTGCAGATGTTAAGTTTGGTAACAGGTAAatctgtgatggaaacaggaagttttggTGCAATTTTATAAATGGCAACAGGTTATTTTGTCCGTTCGACAAATGGATCTTTTTATATtggtaaaatgaattatgcgagaaatggcagaAACACcattttatgcgcaaatattgatataataaccatcctATTGGAGTCACGAGATGACATGGTGCATGGTTCACCCACTATGACCTGGGAAAGCATGCAATTTATTAGGCTACAggtgaaataaatgatgaaattCACAGTGGTGAAAGTGCACTGTGATTAGCTTGATGCTCTTTTCCAATAGATttcaagggtcttattctggtgacatggtgatttgatgcttgactgccgttttgACAAAAATAATCTCATGTAGACTAacctacccgcactgtatctgcgagctggcTAGAGCGCACGCAGCAAGACcggagtaggcacatttgctttTTGTGACATAACTATCGGTAGaattgaaaatgtgatggaaacacattgaactttagatttttattcggtacatgaaaacttaatTGAAAATTGACATTTTGTGTGCGCTATGTCATCACATACAGATTTGTATccgcaacaagtcagtttggtggaaacgcACCATTGGTGGGGAAATGCGCATATTTTATTTATGCTGATTTTAGAAAATTCGCATGacaatctgtcgccaattggatagAAATTGGATAGAAGGGAAAaaaaagtttggtccaaatcagatgttaggcactactgtatttatttaatattatgtgaatcctataaattaaaatagCCAATTTGGGTGCTATCAATTAGCTTAAATTAGCTCAGAGTTTAAATTATATTTCAATAAAATAttgttgcaggaatgctaatcttatctgttttctaactacagaaatgaTATcggaacaatctgagatggtgggtgtcatggcttgatGATATGACATGGAACAACCCTACCGAatggcgcagcgatctaaggcactgcatttcagcgctagagatgtcactacagaccctggttcgatcccaggctgtatcacaactggccgtgattgggagtcccatagggtggcgcacaattgacccagcgtcgtccaggttaggggagggttaggccggggtagtccgtcattgtaaaataagaaattgttcgtaactgatttgcctagttaaataaaatactaTGAATTCTCACTGTAGCTAATTCAGTTGCAGTCATTGTTACATATTTTTTTGGGGTCGATCTGGTAACAGAATGCCACGTTTTTAATAGCTTAATAAATCATAAACCAAATTCTTATCAGTTAAAAcattttatacaacaggtggttTGAATTTCCCATTGTTAGTCTATCCTGCCCATGATATACTAAACAACATTCATAAAAAGTGCCATCATTTGTCATTACCTAGCATCACACTACTATTACTTTTACAGATCCAGTGTCTCATCGGCTCAGTCATGCAATTTagaaacttgatctccactgtaaaaagcatcAAGACATtatctctgacatttgcaacattgttgcaATACAGACAGGCAGATTTTCAGCATAATTTGTATGGATACACAAAAAAATTTAAAGAAATGAACAAGTAAAACGAAACGCAgttagtttgcagtctttccagccgacatgctgaccagactggaCACGTCGCGTGCGTGAGCGtcccaaaatacattttgaaatctgttattcaattatttcacccacactgctcgccCGCGCCAacaagcgtctgcgttgccaagggctaaaatagaagtcctttctatttctgacgcagatcacgcTGAAAGTcatgcctctcccatctcctcattggtttatagaagcaggtacccgtgggtgattgaaagacaaactgttttgccggtagtcGTGGTAGTACTATGAACGTTTAGATGCGATCACTATATAAGTTCaacgatgaaaaagcctggaaggaggagagatgactagaaacgattcggttggccgttttatgtgtggattaatttgtcggagtagaggaccttgttgTTCAGGTagaataacaactcaatgtttatcccaggacaaattagctagcaacagcaagctagctaaataggacaaattagctagcaagtgcaagctaactagctaaattgccatacatgtttaatgctttttgatattttttttatgcttttttgatattttaacctgcgtgtcgtgattgcgtttggtgtagggggacaaaatacatttatgcacggtAGCGCGTGATGGCGCTCGCGCGCTGCTGGTTTGGGTTCCTTTGTTAGCTGTATTGGCTAGCTAGCAACGGTAAGAGCCTCCACAGCAACCATTTTTGTTTGCCATAGTTCCATAACTTTGGAGGTTGCTATCAACCAGCACTTGGGTAGATTCGCGTTACATGGCAGTCAATACAAATCAAACTAACGACCAGAGAATGCCGCTAATTGCACTTTACAAGCAGTGTTAGTGAATGTAACCTCACGTTTTGTTGGAAAATGTATGGTTTGGGAAAGAATCTTGTTTGTTCATGCTGCTAAACTGTTGTATAACAGCAGAAATACACCTGAGTGGCTTTGCCTCCTGATAAAAAAATGTCATAACACATGGCCTCATGTATTACTGCTTATAACTAATTGGTAGGTGTACCTTttttacttctgtgaactttaaTTTAATTAGAAAATATATCAGTGATCGATGGGTTTTTTGGTAACGGAAAGACAAGACAGTAGGCAATATTTCTTAAACCTACAGAAGGCAGATCAGTTTGCAAAACTAAATATaaatgttgatattagttggtaGGGGACTTCAACATTATTGTgctttgatgtatttctaataccttCTAAGAGTTTTTCTGATAGATAGAtgtaagaccccttttccatctgtttgaccagaaatcaaagcctttgcttattcaGCATTTTTAGGATGGGAAAATGGTTGAAATATGTAGAAAGCATTAACTTCTCAgaaatatagactcttagctttcattttaCACCAAATTTGATCTGCCGCTATGAGCTTCAAATGCTATTGCTCATGGAGCTTTTTACATGGAAATACCCTTATGTAATGTGAGCTGTCGCGAAATTGATCACTGAACCTCCATGTCTTGTCAGAAGGGACACATTGTACTAAAAAGTGTCTCTGTTTGAAGGGCATTTTTCCTTTTTGGTGATAAAGCAGTTATTGCTAAGCGTACTATTAGGTACCATTTAAGGTACCATTATCAGCCCTACAGGCTGAGGGATTTGTTACTCTGCATGTTGACAGTAAATAAAAGGTGAGGTCGTAACGTTTCTTTGTTGTTCAGGTATGAAAAGGGAACTCCAAACCCTTCGGGAAGAGATCAAAACAATGGCAATGCAGATACAGAAGAAACTGAACAGTGAGTATTCTAAACTGAAATTATATGGTGAGATATTGACTAATGACACAGGTGATTCGGTGGCCCCAGTGGATATACCTGAATACAGAAATATCCAACcgattgttatttatttatttttacagccATTGAACCCAAAAAAGGGGATGATGATGGGAAATACGTTCCCATAAACCTAAGGATGCAGAGAGCACAAGTGAGGCTTCTATATAATTAATAAAGTCTTGATTGTAAATCCAATATACTGTAGGCTGACATTAATTTAacacttccatctctctctttctctagcatGGTGTCTTGTCTCGAGAGTTTGTGGAGTTGATGGACCACTGTAACACCATCCAGGCTTCCTACAGAGATCGCAACGTGGAGAGGATACAAAGGCAGCTCAGAATAAGTAAGgctgaatgtcatctgttactgtTATCATACTGCTGATCAGAAAGTGATTTCAACACCATGGATTTTTATCTTTTGAATTCAAGACTACAATGTAGAAGTTCATCTACAAAGGTGATTTCATGTGCAAATGAAATATACCCAAAAGCATCAACTGTTGTTATATCCCTCCAGCGGGCACCAATGTTACAGATGAGGAGTTGGACGGTATGCTTGAAAGTGGACAGACTGATGTTTTCACACAGAATGTgagtatgactgactgactgacttaaaTGAACCACAATTCATGATTCACTATGAAACCACCTGCTGGCAATCCCACAACATTATTCTCTTCCTTTTTTTGTTGGGTAATTTTCTGTTAACTATGACTTTTCAGGCTCTGTGTTTTTCTGATATAGCAGAATGACCAAAAAACATAGAAATGACATTGTCTAGTTAAGCTCTTTAGTGTTTGGGACAAAGAcaaatgcatatacagtgccttcagaaagtattcaaccccctttgtGTTTTTCCAcatgttacagcttgaatttaaaattgattgaattgaGATTTTGTATCACTGAtatacacacaattccccataatgccAGTGGAATTTTAttattagaaatgtttacaaattatttatttttttaaactgaaacgtcttaagtcaataagtattcagcccctttttttatggcaagcttaaataatttgtgaaaatgtgcttaacaagtcacataataagttgcatggacttttGAATGACTTgcccatctctgtaccctacacatacaattatctgtaaggtcactcAGACACTGAATAACcctttgagaatggtgaagttattaattacgctTTGGATAGTGATGAGAAGTTTGGCTGTTTTTACTGACTCAGATATTTTAAACTTGTTCAGTCAAAAGGACAAATCTTTAGACTGATTATGTTAATTTGAGTCAGTAATGCCCAGAGCATGCAGAACCCACTACTGGCAAACAATGGAACTGAAAACTCAAGAGTCTTACAACCGTCTCGTTCACCATGGGGAGCTTATTGGAGCTGTCATTTGTGACAGACTTGTAAACGTGTGCTTTAAACAATGTAGCCTGCATTTGTTTGATTGCTAGGTAAAACAAATAAGATGCATTGATAAGTTTGTAACGAGGTCTAGTTGTGGCTGTAACCGGATGAGATTGTGAACGACTCTTGGCAGAATGCATTGCTTGACCGCCGTCCGTGATGGAGATGAGCACAATGTCGTTCGCAAGCTGCAGCCCCCCCTCCCAAACTATTCATTCTGGAGGTCGAGGTTGTTGAGAAAAGGCTATGTATGTTTTGGTTCTACAAAGCTGTGTCCATCGTAATATTCAATAATCAATTAATTGCGATCATTCTTGCACCATGTGATCAGtta carries:
- the LOC139376398 gene encoding syntaxin-4-like; amino-acid sequence: MRDRTKELGNTAEASDEDEEGRALMVKPGISTVKEEKENDAFFKKVLEIRGVMEMLKKVVSDLENKQRTVLGVALPEDGMKRELQTLREEIKTMAMQIQKKLNTIEPKKGDDDGKYVPINLRMQRAQHGVLSREFVELMDHCNTIQASYRDRNVERIQRQLRITGTNVTDEELDGMLESGQTDVFTQNILIDAKATKQALNEIESRHDEILKLERSIKDLHDMFRYLAMEVEAQGEMVNRIEANIINSTNYVEKAVADTAKAATYQNKARKKKIWIALCCAILLLILAISLAISFS